The genomic DNA GATGAGGAAGACGGTGCACTACCGGACTTGTTGTTCCGTCTGACTCAATCGCAGCGAGAGGCGCGGTGTCAGGTGGGTCGAGTGAGCATCGAAACCAGATCCTCCGGGACCTGCATCGGGGTCATCAGCCCCGCCGAAGTACGCCCGGTGTTGCCTTGAGGGTAGCGGCCCAGCGCCGAGCCGGGAGCGGCGAGCAGAATCCGCACGACCTGGCCCACAGCCTCGCGGCGATCACGCTGGCGCAGCGCCAAGGTGAACATGGCGAGGTGGTTGCGGGTGTGCGGCCACGGGTAGGGCTGGGACAAGATGTGGGCGCGTTCGAGGTGGCGCCAGCGCCTGACATCGTCGCTGCTATGTCGAGCGGCGGTCATCTCCGCGGTGTAGAGGGTGCGCAGCTGTTCGGGCATTCGACTCATGAGATGTGGTCCCTGTTGGAGGTTGCGAGAAGCAGGGCGCCGACGACGAGGACAACACCGCAGGTGATGTAGGTGTCGGCGAGGTTGAAGGTGGGCCACCACCCGGTGTGGAAATAATCGGTGACTTTGCCATCAAGGAAGCGGTCGACGACGTTGGCGGTGGCGCCGGCGACGATCGCGGCCAGGCCGATGGTCTGGATCAGTGGACTGTCGAGTGCAGTGCGCCAGGCGAACACGCCGATCGTCACGGTGAGGGCAGCGGTGACGGCAAGAACGACGGTAGGGGGGAGCTGGTCACCGAGACTGAACGCGACCCCGGTGTTGTAGGCCAACCGTAGTTGCAACAACCCGAAATCGATTGCCCGCCCACCGGACAGCGCGTCGCGCGCCACCGGATCGAGGGCCAACGCGACCGCAGCCAGGGCACCCACCAGCACGACGAGAATACCTCGGCCGCAACGCCGCCTGCCCACGGGCACTACGGACGACACGGAGTTGTCCTTATCTGTCATGACCGAGCTCCGGCGACCGGCACGGATGACTTTGTCGATTCTGTTGTCGCGGTCAGGCTCCGGGCGTGTCCGGCGCGCACCCCGTTGGCGATCACAATGATCTCGGCGATCTCGTGGACCAGGACGACGGCGGCCAGCCCGAGTATCCCGAACAGGGCCAGGGGCATCAGGACGGTGATGATCGCGAGCGAGAGGCCGACGTTCTGCAACATGATCGTCCGGGAGCGTCGGGCGTGCTGCAGGGCTTGGGGTAGGTGCCGCAAGTCCTCACCCATCAGGGCGACATCGGCGGTTTCGATGGCGACGTCGGTGCCCATCGCGCCCATCGCGATCCCGAGGTCGGCGGTGGCCAGGGCCGGGGCGTCGTTGACGCCGTCGCCGACCATCGCCGTCGGCCGCGTACCGCGGAGAGTGTCGATGATGCGGGCCTTGTCCTCCGGACGCAGATCGGCGTGGACCTCGTCGATGCCGACGGCGGCGGCCAACGCTCGTGCGGTGCGCTCGTTGTCGCCGGTGAGCATCGCCACGGTGTAACCGTCGCGGCGCAACTCAGCGACGACGTCGCGGGCTTCGGGGCGCAGTTCGTCGCGCACCGCGACCGCGCCGATCAGGGCGCCGTCGCATTCGATGAGCACCGCGGTGGCTCCGGCGTGCTGCATCCGCTCGATATCCGCGGCCAGGGGGCCAGGATCGATCCAGCCGGGCCGGCCGAGCCGGGCGGGGATGCCGCCGACGTGTCCGGTCAGTCCGGCCCCGGGGACCGCATCGACGTCCTCGGCCGGGGTGTAGTCGTCGACGGCGGCGAGGATCGCTGCGGCGAGGGGGTGTTCGCTGCGGGCCTCGAGGGCGGCGGCGACGTTCAGGACGTCGCCGCGGGTGGCGCCGCCGGTGGTGGCGACGTCGATGACCTCGGGGCGGTTGCGGGTCAGGGTGCCGGTCTTGTCCAGCGCGACGGTGCGGATCCGGCCCAACGCTTCGAGGGCGGCACCGCCCTTGACCAGGACACCGAGCTTGGACGCGGCGCCGATCGCGGCGACCACCGTGACCGGGATCGCGATGGCCAGCGCACACGGGGACGCGGCGACCAGCACCACCAGGGCGCGTTCGATCCACACCAGCGGATCGCCGAACACGCTGCCGATCGCGGCGATCAGCGCCGCGGCAACCATCACCCCCGGAACCAGAGGCTTGGCGATCTTGTCGGCCAGACGCTGGGCCTCGCCCTTGCGGGACTGCTCGGCCTCGACGATCCGCACGATCTTGGCCAGCGAGTTGTCCTGCGCACCGGCGGTGACCTCGACCTCGAGAACGCCGGTGCCGTTGATCGAGCCGGCGAACACCTCGGAGCCCGGTGCGGCCTCGACCGGGACGGATTCGCCGGTGATCGCGGAGGTGTCCAGGGCGGTGCGGCCGGTGCGGATGGTGCCGTCGGTGGCGAGCCGCTCCCCGGGTTTGACGATCATGATCTCCCCGAGCACCAACTCTGCGGGGGCGACGGTCTGTTCACGACCGCCACGCAGGACGGTGGCGGTGTCCGGCACCAGATTCAGCAGGGCGCGTAGGCCGCGGCGGGTGCGGGTGACCGCGTACTCTTCGAGGCCCTCGCTGATGGCGAACAGAAAGGCGAGCATCGCGGCCTCGCCGACCTCGCCGAGCAGCACGGCGCCGACGGCGGCGATCGTCATCAGAGTGCCGACCCCGATCTTGCCGCGGGCCAGGCGTGTGAGGGTGGAGGGGACGAAGGTGTAGCCGGCGACGATCAGCGCCAGGGCTTCGAGGGTCAGCTTCACCGGGTGGGGGCCGTCGGTCCACCCCACGACCAGGGCGGCAACCAGCAGCAGCCCGGCGACGGCGGCCGCCCGAATCTCGGTGACCTGCCACCACTTGTCGGGCTCGTGGTCTTCCTCACCCTCGACGCGGGGTTCGTCGTGGCCGCAACCGCACGCGTCACTCACGACTTCTCCCCGGTGTCGGTGCTGTAGTTCGGGCACAGCGCGACGGCGTTGCCCGTCGCGGCCAAGAGGGTTTCGGCCGCGGCGAGCAGATCGAGCAGTTCCGGTCGGGTCAGCGAGTAGAACACCTGCCGGCCCTCGGGTCGGCCCTGCACCAGACCGCAGTCCCGCAGGCACGCCACATGCGCGGAAATCGTCGACTGCGCCAAGTCGAGCGCGCCCACCAGATCCGCCACGCGGGCTTCACCGCCGGCGAGCCGGCGCACGATGGCTAGGCGGGTGCCGTCGGAGAGGCTGTGGAACAACGCCACTGCCGAATCCACGGATTCGCGGGCGTGGCAACCCACATCATTGATCGTCATATGACGATAATAACCGGCACTCAACGATATGAATAGGTCGGGTCACCGGCGGGCATCCTCACAGCCCGAATGCATCACCCTCGGCGAGAATGAACACGCCGAGACCGATCAACACGATCGGAAACAGCACGTGTTCCCAGCGCTCAAGAACCTCGGCGATCGGCTTGCGGGTGGCGAGGTAGCGCGCCGCGATGACCAGAACTGCAACCAAGGCCAAAAAGACGATCGAGTAGGCCACCACCGCGGGGGCTCCGACAGTGACGAACACCGGGACGTAGACCCCGATGTTGTCGCCTCCATTGGCGAACGTAACCGCGGCGACCGTCCCTACCGCGACCTTCTTACCGGCGGTTTTCTGTTCGTCGTCCTCCCCTCGCCCCCGCCATGCCCGCCATGCGGCGTACGCACCCAGAAGCAGAGGGATCAGACCGAAGTAGGCGATCACCTCCTCCGGCAAGAAGGTCGTCGCCCCCACTGCGACCAGAACGGAGGCGGCGAGGATGGCGCCGAATCCCAGATACTGTCCCACCAAAATCGCTGTGGTGGTGCCCCCAACCCCGGCTCCTCGAGCGAAGAACAGCGACAGCACGATGATGTCGTCGATATTGGTCACGAGAAACAGGCCGACCGCCTGCAGGACGGACGCGAGCAGATTCATGAGCACCTTTCGACCCGGCGCCCGAACCCGTCCGCTTACGAGCGATCCGGGAAGACAGCAACGCTTCGGCGCACACCTATAATCGATTGAAGGGGATTATATCGGGTTTCGACGATGACAGAGTCGCCGCCCTGGTGGGATCGCCCTCGGCCACGCCGGCCCCCGGCCCCCGGGACCTCGGGTGCCGCCCAACGCCTCAATCCATCAAGGTGCACATCAACGGCCCCGCAAGGACAGTGACGATGACGGCCCCGAGCAGGACGGTGACGCCGAGACGAACGAGCGGCGGAGGCGGGCTGACCAGCCGCGCGGCGCGGGCGGTGAGCCCACCGCCGCCGCCGAGGGTACCTTCCGGGGCCGGATGCCCACCCAAGGCGAGCAAACCGCCGAGGAGGGCCCGCCTTCCCTGTCCGCGGACCGACACGTCGTCAGCGCACATCTCGAACAGACGCCCGATCTCGGTGGCGCCGACCCGGAACAGGGAAACCCCGGGCAGTGCCGCTGCCACACTGTGAACGACATCGAGCACCAGCGAGTGGCGGCCGCCGAGGTGGGCTCGCTCGTGCGCGAGGACGGCGGCGAGCTGCCGGGGATCGAGCACCGCCAACGCGCCACGGGTGATCACCACCGATCTTTCGCGTCCGGCTATGCAGTAC from Rhodococcus pyridinivorans includes the following:
- a CDS encoding DUF3703 domain-containing protein, which translates into the protein MSRMPEQLRTLYTAEMTAARHSSDDVRRWRHLERAHILSQPYPWPHTRNHLAMFTLALRQRDRREAVGQVVRILLAAPGSALGRYPQGNTGRTSAGLMTPMQVPEDLVSMLTRPT
- the lspA gene encoding signal peptidase II; translation: MTDKDNSVSSVVPVGRRRCGRGILVVLVGALAAVALALDPVARDALSGGRAIDFGLLQLRLAYNTGVAFSLGDQLPPTVVLAVTAALTVTIGVFAWRTALDSPLIQTIGLAAIVAGATANVVDRFLDGKVTDYFHTGWWPTFNLADTYITCGVVLVVGALLLATSNRDHIS
- a CDS encoding heavy metal translocating P-type ATPase, whose protein sequence is MSDACGCGHDEPRVEGEEDHEPDKWWQVTEIRAAAVAGLLLVAALVVGWTDGPHPVKLTLEALALIVAGYTFVPSTLTRLARGKIGVGTLMTIAAVGAVLLGEVGEAAMLAFLFAISEGLEEYAVTRTRRGLRALLNLVPDTATVLRGGREQTVAPAELVLGEIMIVKPGERLATDGTIRTGRTALDTSAITGESVPVEAAPGSEVFAGSINGTGVLEVEVTAGAQDNSLAKIVRIVEAEQSRKGEAQRLADKIAKPLVPGVMVAAALIAAIGSVFGDPLVWIERALVVLVAASPCALAIAIPVTVVAAIGAASKLGVLVKGGAALEALGRIRTVALDKTGTLTRNRPEVIDVATTGGATRGDVLNVAAALEARSEHPLAAAILAAVDDYTPAEDVDAVPGAGLTGHVGGIPARLGRPGWIDPGPLAADIERMQHAGATAVLIECDGALIGAVAVRDELRPEARDVVAELRRDGYTVAMLTGDNERTARALAAAVGIDEVHADLRPEDKARIIDTLRGTRPTAMVGDGVNDAPALATADLGIAMGAMGTDVAIETADVALMGEDLRHLPQALQHARRSRTIMLQNVGLSLAIITVLMPLALFGILGLAAVVLVHEIAEIIVIANGVRAGHARSLTATTESTKSSVPVAGARS
- a CDS encoding ArsR/SmtB family transcription factor, encoding MTINDVGCHARESVDSAVALFHSLSDGTRLAIVRRLAGGEARVADLVGALDLAQSTISAHVACLRDCGLVQGRPEGRQVFYSLTRPELLDLLAAAETLLAATGNAVALCPNYSTDTGEKS
- a CDS encoding cadmium resistance transporter, with translation MNLLASVLQAVGLFLVTNIDDIIVLSLFFARGAGVGGTTTAILVGQYLGFGAILAASVLVAVGATTFLPEEVIAYFGLIPLLLGAYAAWRAWRGRGEDDEQKTAGKKVAVGTVAAVTFANGGDNIGVYVPVFVTVGAPAVVAYSIVFLALVAVLVIAARYLATRKPIAEVLERWEHVLFPIVLIGLGVFILAEGDAFGL
- a CDS encoding M56 family metallopeptidase, with product MVGRRIPDLDAVVIDSEERVAYCIAGRERSVVITRGALAVLDPRQLAAVLAHERAHLGGRHSLVLDVVHSVAAALPGVSLFRVGATEIGRLFEMCADDVSVRGQGRRALLGGLLALGGHPAPEGTLGGGGGLTARAARLVSPPPPLVRLGVTVLLGAVIVTVLAGPLMCTLMD